The genomic segment ACGTTGTCCTTTGACTTATGTATTAGGTCAGAAAGAGCCAAATAGCGATTTTCATGAGTTCTGGACAAGCAACCTCACATCTTGTTATAATATTTTTATATAAAAGAAAGCAGGCAAGTCAATGGTGTATAAAGTTAATTTTAAAGAGGTGGAAACGATTGGTTTTGAAAATTCACCTGTAGCAGAGGCTTTAGCGGGTTTACGTGCAAATGAGGCACGTTATTTTTGGAATAAATATAAGTTTGAATATGTCACGTATCCAGCAAACGAAAAGTCTGAGTTGGTTGAGTTGATGACAAAAATCTTGAAGGAAGAACGTGATTTGGTTTTTTCTGCAAAATTGCTTGAGGTAGCTGTTTATGAAGATGAACAGGTGTTCTGGCCAGAGTTTTACTATGAGGATGGTATGGTACTGAACCTGCTTTATGAAAAAGTACCAGCGGTTGAGGGGAAAAAACCTAAGCGTGCGGTTGGAATCAAGCTGTCAGTAGGGATGGAGATTCCGTCAGAACTTGAAGGAAAATTCAAATTTGCACGTCAACGCTCAAAACTTGCTGGAGAAGTGCGGGGATCATTTTTTACTGTGAAACAAGAGTGGTTATGATTTTATTGAAGCACGCACTAACTTTGAATTTTGTTCGACTGCCCTAGGGTGTTAGTGTTCTGGGACAAGGAGACCTCTTATCAAAGATGTTAAGCAGACTGTTGCATCTTTAGCTGCGTACAGGGCGCTTAGTTGTTACACCTAGAGGTTGTATCTTAAATTCAGTGGGGGCTGAAACTCTCATTGAATAAATTTTGACTTCATTTACTGACAGCTTTTTTGTCAGTAAAAAGTATTATGAAAACGGATTAAAATGGCGTTTGTGGCGTTTTCTGTTATAATCATAGTATGGATACACAGATTAAAGAGAAATTTCGAATTGCTTTGCTTTTTGCTTTGAATGCAGGTTTTATGGATGGTTTTTCATTTTTTCATTTTGATGAACGATTTATTGGGGCGCAGTCAGGGAATTTGATACAGGCTGGGATTAATATGGCGCAGGGAAATTTTGCGCGCTTTTGGGACTTCGCGATTCCAATGATTTTCTTTGTGTTAGGCGTGATGACACGAGGTATTTATTCCAACTATTTAATAAAAAGACATCGGTTTGATGCAACTTATCTACTTTTCATTCAATGGGTGGGTGTGACGATTTTTGCGCTCGCTTATGGTTTGGGATTGCAACTTCCGGTATCACTCTATGT from the Lactococcus allomyrinae genome contains:
- a CDS encoding YoaK family protein, with the protein product MDTQIKEKFRIALLFALNAGFMDGFSFFHFDERFIGAQSGNLIQAGINMAQGNFARFWDFAIPMIFFVLGVMTRGIYSNYLIKRHRFDATYLLFIQWVGVTIFALAYGLGLQLPVSLYVGIFSYFMSIQYDAFTKVHGFAYGSIFMTGNMKSMAAKLAQFFITKDKENLRPVGIYALLIGIFFAGAMVATLLGYVMGNWTMMGSTILIGLAYLIVRLEVV
- a CDS encoding phage tail protein, giving the protein MVYKVNFKEVETIGFENSPVAEALAGLRANEARYFWNKYKFEYVTYPANEKSELVELMTKILKEERDLVFSAKLLEVAVYEDEQVFWPEFYYEDGMVLNLLYEKVPAVEGKKPKRAVGIKLSVGMEIPSELEGKFKFARQRSKLAGEVRGSFFTVKQEWL